The following are encoded together in the Methylorubrum sp. B1-46 genome:
- the metF gene encoding methylenetetrahydrofolate reductase [NAD(P)H] → MPSASRHRASRDGFRPIRVSIEFFPPKTEEMEKILWSSIERLAPLQPKFVSVTYGAGGSTRERTHNTVARMVRETNLKPAAHLTCVNATREEIDAVVQSYWDAGVRHIVALRGDPAEGVGHTYRPHPGGYAQTCDLVAGIKRIGDFKVSVSAYPEKHPEAASLDADIDALKAKVDAGADQAITQFFFDNEIYLRYLDKVRAAGIDIPIIPGILPVQNFKQAASFARRTGASVPYWLAARFEGLDNDIETRRLVAAAVAAEQVLDLVDEGVEDFHFYSMNRSDLVYAICHLLGLRSQAPAKPAAKAA, encoded by the coding sequence ATGCCCAGCGCTTCCCGGCACCGCGCCAGCCGCGACGGCTTCCGCCCGATCCGCGTCTCGATCGAGTTCTTCCCGCCCAAGACCGAGGAGATGGAGAAGATCCTCTGGTCCTCGATCGAGCGTCTCGCGCCGCTCCAGCCGAAATTCGTCTCGGTGACCTACGGGGCCGGCGGCTCTACCCGCGAGCGCACCCACAACACCGTGGCGCGGATGGTGCGCGAGACCAATCTCAAGCCGGCCGCCCACCTCACCTGCGTGAACGCCACGCGGGAAGAAATCGACGCCGTCGTGCAATCCTACTGGGATGCGGGCGTGCGCCACATCGTGGCCCTGCGTGGCGATCCGGCGGAGGGCGTCGGCCACACCTACCGGCCCCATCCCGGCGGCTACGCCCAGACCTGCGACCTCGTGGCCGGCATCAAGCGGATCGGCGACTTCAAGGTCTCGGTCTCGGCCTACCCCGAGAAGCATCCGGAGGCTGCCTCGCTCGATGCCGATATCGACGCGCTGAAGGCCAAAGTCGATGCCGGCGCCGATCAGGCGATCACTCAGTTCTTCTTCGATAACGAGATCTATCTGCGCTACCTCGACAAGGTGCGCGCGGCCGGCATCGACATCCCGATCATCCCGGGCATCCTGCCGGTGCAGAACTTCAAGCAGGCGGCCAGCTTCGCCCGCCGCACCGGCGCCTCGGTGCCCTACTGGCTTGCCGCCCGCTTCGAGGGCCTCGACAACGACATCGAGACCCGCCGCCTCGTCGCCGCGGCGGTGGCCGCCGAGCAGGTGCTCGACCTCGTCGACGAGGGCGTGGAGGACTTCCACTTCTACTCGATGAACCGCTCGGATCTCGTCTACGCGATCTGCCATCTGCTCGGCCTGCGCTCGCAGGCCCCGGCCAAGCCGGCGGCGAAGGCGGCGTAA
- a CDS encoding metalloregulator ArsR/SmtB family transcription factor, giving the protein MSSESSSRQSLDPAPVPFAEALAVLRAAAEETRLRILALLAEGELSVSDLTDILGQSQPRISRHLKLLVESGLIERHREGAWAFFRLREAAIGFVEPLIAALDHDAPPLSEDRARLESVRAQRAEAAQAFFARLAPKWDGLRSLHVPEAAVEAAVLDALGDRPIRHVVDLGTGTGKMLGLLAPLAGRATGLDSSHAMLSVARANLERLGLSRVDLRQGDLHAPPFGRGGFDLVVLHQVLHYLDDPARALREAARLVAPGGRLLVVDFAPHNLEHLRESQAHRRLGFGADQVAGWLVQAGLSDVESRDLAPEDGTELPLTVTLWLAHDASAGIGAAESERAVA; this is encoded by the coding sequence ATGTCTAGCGAGAGCAGTTCCAGGCAAAGTCTCGACCCCGCCCCGGTGCCCTTCGCCGAAGCGCTCGCCGTGCTGCGGGCAGCGGCGGAGGAGACGCGGCTGCGCATCCTCGCCCTGCTCGCCGAGGGGGAATTGTCGGTCTCCGACCTCACCGACATCCTCGGCCAGTCGCAGCCGCGTATCTCGCGCCATCTCAAGCTCTTGGTGGAATCGGGCCTAATCGAGCGCCACCGCGAGGGCGCCTGGGCCTTCTTCCGCCTGCGCGAGGCGGCCATCGGTTTCGTCGAGCCGCTGATCGCGGCTTTGGACCACGATGCCCCGCCGCTCTCGGAAGACCGTGCCCGCCTCGAATCGGTCCGGGCCCAGCGCGCCGAGGCGGCACAGGCCTTCTTCGCCCGGCTCGCCCCCAAATGGGATGGCCTGCGCTCCCTCCACGTGCCCGAGGCTGCCGTCGAGGCCGCGGTGCTCGACGCGCTCGGAGACCGGCCGATCCGTCACGTGGTCGATCTCGGTACCGGCACCGGCAAGATGCTCGGCCTGCTGGCGCCGCTGGCCGGCCGCGCCACCGGGCTCGATTCGAGCCATGCCATGCTCTCGGTCGCCCGCGCCAACCTCGAGCGGCTCGGCCTGTCGCGGGTCGACCTGCGCCAGGGCGACCTGCATGCGCCGCCCTTCGGCCGCGGCGGCTTCGACCTCGTGGTGCTGCACCAGGTGTTGCACTACCTCGACGATCCGGCACGCGCGCTTCGCGAGGCGGCGCGCCTCGTGGCGCCGGGCGGTCGCCTTCTCGTCGTCGATTTTGCACCGCACAATCTCGAACACTTGCGCGAAAGCCAAGCGCATCGCCGCCTCGGCTTCGGTGCCGATCAGGTTGCGGGCTGGCTGGTCCAGGCGGGCTTGTCCGACGTCGAGAGCCGCGACCTCGCCCCCGAGGACGGCACCGAACTGCCTCTCACTGTCACGCTCTGGCTGGCGCACGACGCCTCCGCCGGCATCGGGGCGGCCGAATCCGAACGCGCCGTGGCCTGA